From the Planktothrix tepida PCC 9214 genome, one window contains:
- a CDS encoding glycosyltransferase family 4 protein has protein sequence MRIALFTETFLPKIDGIVTRLCHTVEQLQRLGDEVLVISPAGGLTEYKGARIYGVEGVPLPLYPELKLGIPHPGIRVELEKFRPDVIHVANPAILGLGGLYYAKKLNIPLVASYHTHLPQYLHHYGLGMLEEVLWSMLRAAHNQAQLNLCTSTAMVQELGNHGIERLDLWQRGVDTELFQPSLASREMRDRLSQGHPDCHLLLYVGRLGAEKEIERIKPVLEQIPNARLALVGDGPNRQVLETHFQGTPTHFVGYLRGKELATAYASADAFIFPSRTETLGLVLLEAMAAGTPVVAARSGGIPDIVTDGINGYLFDPDDEEGAMTATQRLLANPEERETLRQNARLEAERWGWAAATQQLRSYYLGILSRYSLSSAA, from the coding sequence ATGCGAATCGCTCTTTTCACTGAGACCTTTTTGCCCAAAATTGATGGGATTGTGACGCGGCTGTGTCATACGGTCGAACAGTTACAACGGTTGGGAGACGAAGTATTAGTGATTTCACCAGCAGGGGGACTCACGGAATATAAAGGGGCTAGAATTTATGGGGTTGAGGGCGTTCCTTTACCCTTGTATCCAGAGTTAAAACTGGGAATTCCCCATCCCGGTATTCGGGTTGAGTTAGAGAAATTTCGACCGGATGTGATTCATGTGGCGAATCCAGCTATTTTAGGGTTAGGGGGCTTATATTATGCCAAAAAGTTAAATATTCCTTTAGTTGCATCGTATCATACCCATTTACCCCAATATTTGCACCATTATGGTTTGGGAATGTTGGAGGAGGTACTGTGGAGTATGTTACGAGCAGCCCATAACCAAGCTCAATTAAATCTTTGTACCTCAACAGCAATGGTACAAGAACTGGGGAATCACGGGATTGAACGTCTGGATTTATGGCAACGGGGAGTCGATACGGAACTGTTTCAACCCTCCTTAGCCAGCCGAGAAATGCGCGATCGCCTTAGTCAAGGACATCCCGATTGTCATTTATTACTCTATGTTGGCCGTTTGGGGGCAGAAAAAGAAATTGAACGAATCAAACCTGTTTTAGAACAAATTCCGAATGCTCGTTTAGCCCTCGTTGGAGATGGCCCTAATCGTCAAGTCCTAGAAACCCATTTTCAGGGAACTCCCACCCATTTTGTCGGTTATCTCCGAGGGAAAGAGTTAGCAACAGCCTATGCGTCGGCGGATGCGTTTATTTTTCCCTCCCGTACCGAAACCCTAGGGTTAGTGTTATTAGAAGCAATGGCCGCAGGAACGCCGGTGGTAGCCGCTCGGTCTGGGGGAATTCCTGATATTGTCACCGATGGCATCAATGGCTATTTGTTTGATCCCGATGACGAAGAAGGCGCAATGACAGCAACCCAACGATTATTGGCAAACCCCGAAGAACGGGAAACCCTGCGCCAAAATGCTCGTTTAGAAGCAGAACGTTGGGGATGGGCAGCTGCAACCCAACAATTACGCTCCTATTATCTAGGGATTCTCAGTCGTTACTCTTTGTCTTCTGCTGCTTAG
- a CDS encoding adenylate/guanylate cyclase domain-containing protein — protein MTFSNAGSILATLTQVDRMGLLAARVKNLPIGEFICILDFITAEFQQFLRAIDLINNEAIETLLEQLLDAFTLKIGQILQADCTTIFLINRSKNQLWYTKVDEETGQAKEIRLPIDAGILGYVARTGEAMNVADAHNCPLFEAEVDEPAGYHTHTILCMPIFSSQNPEEAVAVVRLLNKAGDLAFTEEDEQQFRSFADAIGIILESCQSFFVAARNQRGVAALLKATTTLGQSLDLETTLKAVMEQARDLMQADRSTLFLLKKETHELWTKVATADGSQMMEIRIPANRGIAGYVASTGQVLNIPDAYCDPRFDPTTDRRTGYQTRNILCMPVYNGAGELIGVTQLINKNKGSFTNSDEEFLRAFNAQAGIALQNAQLFENVMVEKQYQKDILQSLSDVVISTDLQGRIVTINDAALELLGCPKPQTNDRTIRQYWEEKLTGRYVWDVVPIENLRFRLEDSLRNAARHYVPEQSLTVGLIKQEEPQGKIAGLIPTLVIPDRYHAEIYYPWGEATPLQPKGTLDPITQFREIERSINLTVNPLTNPEGGVRGGLVVLEDISREKRMKTTMYRYMTPGVAEQVMALGEDVLMVGERKEVTILFSDIRGYTTLTENLEASDVVALLNQYFETMVEAVFSHEGTLDKFIGDALMAVFGAPLPLRDNHAWMAVQSALDMRRRLKEFNQMRPDEPQIKIGIGMSSGEVVSGNIGSQKRMDYTVIGDGVNLSSRLEQITKQYGCDIIISEMTYHLCRDKIWVRELDRVRVKGKHQAVSIYELISNRSVSLDSSTKEFLDCFNQGRIAYLTREFKQAILIFEEAKKMRPDDRAVQIHIARSQQYLQTSVPEEWDGVYTMTTK, from the coding sequence ATGACTTTTTCTAATGCTGGTAGCATCTTAGCTACGCTGACACAAGTGGATCGTATGGGCCTCTTGGCAGCGCGTGTTAAAAACCTGCCAATTGGGGAATTTATTTGCATTTTAGATTTTATTACCGCAGAATTTCAGCAATTTCTTCGGGCAATTGATCTGATCAATAATGAAGCGATCGAAACCCTCTTAGAACAGTTGCTTGATGCCTTTACCCTCAAAATTGGGCAAATTTTACAAGCGGATTGTACAACAATATTTTTAATTAATCGCAGCAAGAATCAACTCTGGTATACCAAAGTTGATGAAGAAACGGGACAGGCAAAAGAAATCCGTTTACCGATAGATGCGGGAATTTTAGGGTATGTGGCCCGGACGGGGGAAGCCATGAATGTGGCAGATGCCCACAATTGTCCGTTATTTGAAGCGGAAGTGGATGAACCCGCCGGGTATCATACTCACACGATTTTGTGTATGCCCATTTTCAGCAGTCAAAACCCAGAGGAAGCGGTGGCTGTGGTACGGTTGTTGAATAAAGCCGGAGATTTGGCTTTTACAGAAGAAGATGAACAACAATTTCGTTCTTTTGCAGATGCTATTGGGATTATTTTAGAAAGTTGTCAATCGTTTTTTGTTGCGGCGCGAAATCAACGGGGAGTGGCTGCTTTATTAAAAGCAACAACAACTTTAGGGCAAAGTTTGGATTTAGAAACAACTTTAAAAGCGGTGATGGAACAGGCGAGAGATTTAATGCAAGCCGATCGCAGCACGTTATTTTTATTAAAAAAAGAAACCCATGAATTGTGGACAAAAGTTGCCACGGCTGATGGTTCACAAATGATGGAAATTCGGATTCCGGCTAATCGAGGAATTGCGGGATATGTGGCTTCTACGGGTCAAGTTTTGAATATTCCTGATGCCTATTGCGATCCTCGGTTTGACCCTACAACTGATCGCAGGACGGGCTATCAAACCCGCAATATTTTATGTATGCCTGTTTATAATGGGGCTGGAGAATTGATCGGGGTAACGCAGTTAATTAATAAAAATAAAGGCAGCTTTACCAATTCTGATGAGGAATTTTTAAGGGCATTTAATGCTCAAGCGGGAATCGCCTTACAAAATGCTCAGTTATTTGAAAATGTGATGGTGGAAAAACAATATCAGAAGGATATTTTACAAAGTCTTTCTGATGTAGTAATTTCGACGGATTTACAAGGAAGAATTGTCACGATTAATGATGCGGCTTTGGAATTATTAGGCTGTCCCAAACCCCAAACCAATGATCGCACTATTCGTCAATATTGGGAAGAAAAATTAACGGGTCGTTATGTGTGGGATGTTGTACCCATTGAAAATTTAAGATTCCGTTTAGAAGATAGTTTACGCAATGCGGCGCGTCATTATGTCCCTGAACAAAGTTTAACAGTGGGTTTAATTAAACAAGAAGAACCCCAAGGAAAAATTGCGGGCTTAATTCCGACTTTAGTGATTCCTGATCGCTATCATGCTGAGATTTATTATCCTTGGGGAGAAGCGACTCCTTTACAACCCAAGGGAACCCTTGATCCTATAACACAATTTCGGGAAATTGAACGCAGTATAAATTTAACTGTAAATCCCCTGACTAACCCAGAAGGAGGGGTTCGAGGGGGGTTAGTGGTGTTAGAAGATATTAGCCGCGAAAAACGGATGAAAACGACTATGTATCGGTATATGACTCCGGGTGTTGCTGAACAGGTGATGGCGCTTGGAGAAGATGTATTAATGGTGGGAGAACGTAAAGAAGTTACGATTTTATTTTCAGATATTCGGGGTTATACAACCTTAACTGAAAATTTAGAAGCGTCGGATGTTGTTGCATTATTAAACCAATATTTTGAAACGATGGTAGAAGCGGTTTTTTCCCATGAAGGAACCTTAGATAAATTTATTGGCGATGCGTTAATGGCGGTTTTTGGTGCACCGCTTCCTTTGCGAGATAATCATGCGTGGATGGCGGTACAATCAGCTTTAGATATGCGCCGACGCTTAAAGGAATTTAACCAAATGCGACCCGATGAACCCCAAATTAAAATTGGGATTGGGATGAGTTCGGGTGAAGTGGTATCGGGAAATATTGGATCACAAAAACGGATGGATTATACGGTGATTGGAGATGGGGTGAATTTAAGTTCCCGTCTGGAACAAATTACGAAACAATATGGCTGTGATATTATTATTAGTGAGATGACTTATCATTTATGTCGAGATAAAATTTGGGTGCGAGAATTAGATCGGGTTCGAGTGAAAGGAAAACATCAGGCGGTGAGTATTTATGAGTTAATTAGTAATCGTTCTGTTTCCTTAGATTCATCTACGAAAGAGTTTTTAGATTGTTTTAATCAAGGCAGAATAGCTTATTTAACGAGAGAGTTTAAACAAGCAATTTTGATTTTTGAAGAAGCAAAAAAAATGCGTCCAGATGATCGGGCGGTACAAATTCATATTGCGCGATCGCAACAATATTTACAAACGTCTGTTCCAGAAGAATGGGATGGAGTTTATACCATGACAACCAAATAA
- the sbcC gene encoding exonuclease subunit SbcC: MIPQKLTLKNFLSYREATLDFSGLHTACICGSNGAGKSSLLEAMAWAIWGNSRAESEDDIIYMGEVEARVDFTFINQGNLYRVIRNRRRGQSGTLEFQVATTALQEIEDLDTIKFRPLTERGLRATQQKILDYLKLDYDTFINSAYLRQGRADEFMIKRPTERKEILASLLKLDQYDGLSEKAKDLAREYKAQGEVLEQTLTTNQAQIEQKGQLEQDIIQLQTTIDHLQEKQAQDRDHYQQLQAQQHHRQAWEKLLTGQQQQHQTFAQDYRRLQQELAATQQQRQELEAVLQQETEIQTGYQYFQTLQTTEESLSSQFKLYQEYQQQRQQLQEQQRQHLNSLQQQIQTLQARLEALTQQEQDYLQILSQKPDIEAGLEQLQTARTRLNQFDQLQLEVTPLLQHRQRLQTELDRSQSRQQARLEELKTSVGKLQRTLKQHRPQLEAQLETIANQITELDKKKVYQLRVREKGQERHTFMERLNNSKRDYEEKLAELEQKIQLLSKSESEEKETDDAPLLRSQFPPCPLCDRPLDEHHWNLVISKHQNQQQEFRNQIWVVHEQLVVADRELKILQEEYRQIQQDLLPYEELREHRGKIQAQLEGLYQDEQQLQQLILEQKSVQDMLETGSYATDLYAELQDLEQKLSQINYNEQSHALARNEEKRWRWAEIKYSQIRDAEDKLTKITTQKPELETQIQTSTQTLTEQKNNSEIQQRIVTIEQKITAMGYNVEEHNRIRSELRQAQVWLTRTEQLNQAKQQYPILKQRIEELETLTQERVKNLQAIQGQIELLQQQLRETPDPTEALKQLDQLIQQQQLKLDSYLGQLGSLQQQQTQLDQLNTQQTELKTQLDTVRRQYRVYQELAQAFGKNGIQALMIENILPELEAETNQILSRLSANQLHVQFVTQRTGRSTRSAKTAKMIETLEILIADARGTRSYETYSGGEAFRINFAIRLALAKLLAQRAGTSLQMLIIDEGFGTQDAEGCDRLIAAINAIASDFACILTVTHIPSLKEAFQARIEVHKTSQGSQIYLSI; this comes from the coding sequence ATGATTCCCCAAAAACTGACCCTAAAAAATTTCCTCAGCTACCGAGAAGCGACTTTAGATTTTAGTGGTTTACATACCGCTTGTATTTGTGGTTCCAATGGGGCGGGAAAATCTTCCTTATTAGAAGCAATGGCTTGGGCTATTTGGGGAAATAGTCGGGCAGAATCGGAGGATGATATTATCTATATGGGGGAAGTAGAAGCTCGTGTGGATTTTACCTTTATTAATCAGGGGAATTTATATCGGGTGATTCGGAACCGTCGTCGAGGTCAGTCAGGAACCTTAGAATTTCAAGTCGCAACCACTGCGTTACAAGAAATAGAAGATTTAGATACAATTAAATTTCGTCCTCTTACTGAACGAGGGTTAAGAGCGACTCAACAAAAGATTTTAGATTACTTAAAATTAGATTATGATACCTTTATTAATTCTGCTTATTTGAGACAGGGACGGGCGGATGAATTTATGATTAAACGTCCGACAGAACGGAAAGAAATCCTCGCCAGTTTGTTAAAATTAGATCAATATGATGGGTTATCGGAAAAAGCCAAAGATTTAGCGCGTGAGTATAAAGCTCAAGGGGAAGTTTTAGAACAAACTTTAACTACAAATCAAGCTCAAATTGAACAAAAAGGTCAATTAGAACAGGATATTATTCAATTACAAACAACGATTGATCATCTGCAAGAAAAACAAGCCCAAGATCGAGATCATTATCAACAATTACAAGCCCAACAACATCATCGTCAAGCGTGGGAAAAGCTCTTAACAGGACAACAACAACAACATCAAACTTTTGCCCAAGATTATCGACGTTTACAACAGGAATTAGCCGCTACTCAACAGCAACGTCAGGAACTCGAAGCAGTCTTACAACAAGAAACGGAAATTCAAACCGGATATCAATATTTTCAAACGCTACAAACAACGGAAGAATCTCTATCAAGTCAATTTAAACTGTATCAAGAGTATCAACAGCAACGCCAACAATTACAAGAACAACAACGCCAACATCTGAATAGTTTACAACAGCAAATTCAAACGTTACAAGCTCGTTTAGAAGCCTTAACCCAACAGGAACAAGATTATTTACAAATTTTAAGCCAAAAACCTGATATTGAAGCGGGGTTAGAACAGTTACAAACGGCCAGAACTCGGTTAAATCAGTTTGATCAATTGCAATTAGAAGTAACGCCACTTTTACAACATCGTCAACGCCTACAAACCGAGTTAGATCGATCTCAATCTCGTCAACAAGCTCGGTTAGAAGAATTAAAAACCTCCGTCGGAAAACTCCAACGAACCCTCAAACAACATCGCCCCCAATTAGAAGCACAATTAGAAACTATTGCGAATCAAATTACAGAATTAGATAAGAAAAAAGTTTATCAACTGCGGGTGCGAGAAAAAGGGCAAGAACGCCATACTTTTATGGAACGTTTGAATAATTCTAAACGAGATTATGAAGAAAAATTAGCAGAATTAGAACAAAAAATTCAACTATTATCAAAATCGGAATCTGAGGAAAAAGAAACTGATGATGCACCGTTATTGCGATCTCAATTTCCCCCCTGTCCCTTATGCGATCGCCCCTTAGATGAACATCACTGGAATCTTGTGATTTCTAAGCATCAAAATCAACAACAAGAATTCAGAAATCAAATTTGGGTCGTTCATGAACAATTAGTCGTTGCGGATCGAGAACTGAAAATTTTACAAGAGGAATATCGACAAATTCAACAGGATTTATTACCCTATGAAGAATTGCGAGAACACCGAGGAAAGATTCAAGCACAATTAGAAGGTTTGTATCAAGATGAACAGCAGTTACAACAACTGATTTTAGAACAGAAATCTGTTCAAGATATGTTAGAAACGGGAAGTTATGCAACGGATTTATATGCAGAATTGCAGGATTTAGAACAAAAATTAAGCCAAATTAATTATAATGAACAAAGCCATGCTTTAGCCAGAAATGAGGAAAAACGCTGGCGTTGGGCAGAAATTAAATATAGTCAAATTCGGGATGCTGAAGATAAATTAACAAAAATAACGACTCAAAAGCCTGAATTAGAAACTCAAATTCAAACATCAACCCAAACTTTAACCGAACAGAAAAATAATTCTGAAATTCAACAACGAATTGTTACGATAGAGCAAAAAATAACCGCAATGGGTTATAATGTAGAAGAACATAATCGCATTCGTTCTGAGTTACGTCAAGCCCAAGTTTGGTTAACTCGTACAGAACAATTAAACCAAGCCAAACAACAATATCCGATTCTTAAACAGCGCATTGAGGAATTAGAAACCCTAACTCAAGAACGGGTAAAAAATTTACAAGCCATTCAAGGACAAATTGAACTATTACAACAGCAATTAAGAGAAACTCCCGACCCCACAGAAGCGTTAAAACAGTTAGACCAATTAATTCAACAACAACAACTAAAATTAGATAGTTATTTAGGTCAATTAGGCAGTTTACAACAACAACAAACCCAACTTGATCAGCTAAACACTCAACAAACAGAATTAAAAACCCAACTCGATACAGTTCGCCGTCAATATCGAGTTTATCAAGAATTAGCGCAAGCCTTTGGAAAAAATGGCATTCAAGCGTTAATGATTGAGAATATTTTACCAGAGTTAGAAGCAGAAACCAATCAAATTTTATCTCGATTATCTGCAAATCAACTTCATGTTCAATTTGTCACCCAACGCACCGGACGCAGTACCCGATCTGCAAAAACCGCTAAAATGATTGAAACCTTAGAAATTTTAATTGCGGATGCGCGGGGAACTCGTTCTTATGAAACCTATTCGGGGGGAGAAGCCTTTAGAATTAATTTTGCGATTCGGTTAGCGTTAGCTAAATTGTTAGCACAACGGGCGGGAACCTCTCTACAAATGTTAATTATTGATGAAGGTTTTGGAACCCAAGATGCAGAAGGATGCGATCGCTTAATAGCGGCAATTAATGCGATCGCTTCTGATTTTGCTTGTATTCTGACTGTTACCCATATTCCCAGTTTAAAAGAAGCCTTTCAAGCTCGAATTGAAGTGCATAAAACCAGTCAAGGTTCGCAAATTTATCTGTCAATTTAA
- a CDS encoding HetZ-related protein 2 produces the protein MTLSESWKNQWRFQLENDYPHLNPNTRESLIRWLLGENSESLETLPPDQQDRIKQGLNFRYRILQQRYLEMSPEKAYRNLMQRLGSLVILRQKVRLWVATSRDRQRQVVDVLQEVVQEMLNSDRYLQQQMQWISQCTSNQQLRNALLLTTVEEYCLRPIRNQPLLVYRFVNYLRRTQRGGLTQVPTGEWIKQLSDEILSDETDETISLFDHQAVSHYEDEQYFQTQQNQRLAVQAEFEAYLIKNVDPIAAEWLRLYLQGLSQDAIAQKLNLPIKQIYRLREKVSYHAIKNFTLKQNPELVTSWLGTSLSEHRLGLTSQQWQEFWQGLTPTQQQIIERLKAGETLETIAQALTLKITQIQQEWTTLYLMAQNLRNQSS, from the coding sequence ATGACGTTATCAGAATCTTGGAAAAATCAGTGGCGTTTTCAACTGGAAAACGACTACCCTCACTTAAACCCAAACACGCGAGAAAGCCTGATTCGTTGGTTACTGGGAGAAAATTCTGAATCCTTAGAGACTCTCCCTCCTGACCAACAAGACCGGATCAAACAAGGGTTAAACTTTCGTTATCGCATTCTACAACAGCGCTATTTAGAGATGTCTCCCGAAAAAGCTTATCGCAATTTAATGCAGCGCTTAGGGAGTTTAGTGATTTTGCGACAAAAAGTTCGCCTGTGGGTTGCTACCAGTCGAGATCGTCAACGTCAAGTGGTGGATGTTTTACAAGAAGTGGTACAGGAAATGTTGAATAGCGATCGCTATTTGCAACAACAAATGCAATGGATTTCTCAATGTACCTCTAATCAACAATTAAGAAATGCTTTACTATTAACAACTGTAGAAGAATATTGTCTGCGTCCTATTCGGAATCAACCGTTATTAGTTTATCGATTTGTTAACTATTTACGTCGCACTCAACGGGGTGGATTAACCCAAGTTCCTACGGGAGAATGGATTAAACAGTTATCTGATGAAATCCTATCCGATGAGACAGATGAAACTATTAGTTTATTCGATCATCAAGCGGTTTCTCACTATGAAGATGAACAATATTTCCAAACCCAACAAAACCAACGGTTAGCTGTTCAAGCAGAATTTGAAGCGTATTTAATTAAAAATGTTGACCCCATTGCGGCAGAATGGTTGCGGTTATATTTACAAGGATTATCCCAAGACGCGATCGCTCAAAAACTAAATTTACCCATTAAACAAATCTATCGACTGCGAGAAAAAGTCAGTTATCATGCCATTAAAAATTTTACTTTAAAACAAAACCCAGAATTAGTCACCAGTTGGTTAGGAACCTCTTTATCAGAACATCGTTTAGGGTTAACATCCCAGCAATGGCAAGAATTTTGGCAAGGTTTAACCCCGACCCAACAGCAAATTATTGAACGTTTAAAAGCGGGGGAAACCTTAGAAACAATTGCTCAAGCCTTAACCCTCAAAATTACCCAAATTCAGCAGGAATGGACGACCCTGTATTTAATGGCTCAAAATCTGCGAAATCAATCAAGTTGA
- a CDS encoding adenylate/guanylate cyclase domain-containing protein gives MDNLFKQFLTLRQMDYLIVNPDLSIKEFSPGVVRLAEDAASIVIGENVQSYFPELFGTEEIIDAIIQGDQDYFELNSMSRQIPDSELIYFNMYFLGVSIQGKHIPELMILFENVTQQMQLEQALVQETNESRLLLNAYSHSQQYIDRIITSMEDILIVTNQQGMIKKVNLATLSLLGYNQSDLINNPIFDFLEDDTALKEYLTESFLKKEDFLFKNLELSCKKKHGGLIILEFSISTLTTDTDDSLDFIYVGRDVTARKRAQQRIFTQYQISRILSEAANIHEAFLQILCSICESWGWVLGEVWMLEPFSADLLMLENELAQESAFKVKSINPKLQCLEVWAKPMIELSKIEKLYENITLDLNMGLPGQIWGSGFAQWSEDLMIDEGSPHHHIAQELGLQTAFGFPIQDGKDVLGVMAFFSQETTSPDPELMQTMTAIGSQLGQFIKRKLAEVALRYQQKQTERLLLNILPEPIANRLKQETKTIAEHFGQVTVLFADIVGFTQISSSLSPISLVNLLNELFSSFDRLTEKYGLEKIKTIGDAYMVVGGLPDPRSDHAIAIADMALDMQTAILEFNQTHHKAFSVRIGIHSGPVVAGVIGIKKFLYDLWGDTVNIASRMESHGLAGHIQISEDTYHLLPKKYVVVKRGLISIKGKGSMNTYFLLGRKGENYLAVIDKMVTLNEQQITAETQHLVEIIHNKLNDTSPVQAHKIDGSLPDLG, from the coding sequence ATGGATAATTTATTTAAACAGTTTTTAACTCTTCGTCAAATGGATTACTTGATTGTCAATCCAGACTTGAGCATTAAAGAGTTTTCTCCAGGAGTTGTTCGGCTTGCGGAAGATGCTGCATCGATTGTAATCGGAGAAAACGTTCAATCTTATTTTCCTGAACTGTTTGGAACCGAGGAGATCATTGATGCCATTATCCAGGGGGATCAAGATTATTTTGAATTGAATTCCATGAGCCGACAAATCCCGGACAGTGAATTAATTTATTTTAATATGTACTTTTTAGGCGTTTCAATCCAAGGTAAACATATCCCTGAATTAATGATCCTTTTTGAGAATGTTACACAACAAATGCAGTTAGAACAAGCATTAGTTCAAGAAACCAATGAATCTCGGTTGTTGTTAAATGCTTATTCTCATTCTCAACAATATATTGACCGAATTATTACCTCAATGGAGGATATTTTAATTGTTACCAATCAACAGGGTATGATTAAAAAAGTCAATCTGGCTACTTTATCATTGTTAGGATATAATCAATCGGATTTAATTAATAATCCTATCTTTGATTTTCTGGAAGATGACACGGCTTTAAAAGAGTATTTGACCGAATCTTTCCTTAAAAAAGAAGACTTTCTATTTAAGAATTTGGAATTAAGTTGTAAAAAGAAACATGGGGGTCTAATCATCTTAGAATTTTCAATTTCAACTCTAACAACTGATACGGATGATAGCCTTGATTTTATTTATGTAGGGCGGGATGTCACGGCTCGAAAACGTGCTCAACAAAGAATTTTTACTCAATACCAAATTTCTCGAATTCTATCAGAAGCCGCCAATATTCATGAAGCTTTTCTGCAAATTTTATGCTCAATTTGTGAAAGTTGGGGATGGGTTTTAGGCGAAGTTTGGATGTTAGAACCTTTTTCAGCAGATCTGTTAATGTTAGAGAATGAACTGGCTCAAGAGTCTGCTTTTAAAGTAAAGTCAATTAACCCGAAACTTCAGTGTCTTGAAGTCTGGGCAAAACCCATGATTGAATTATCAAAAATTGAAAAGCTGTATGAAAATATAACCTTAGATCTGAATATGGGTTTACCGGGTCAAATTTGGGGAAGTGGATTTGCTCAGTGGAGTGAAGATTTGATGATTGATGAAGGATCTCCTCATCATCATATTGCTCAAGAACTAGGGCTACAGACGGCTTTTGGATTCCCTATTCAAGATGGAAAAGATGTCTTAGGAGTGATGGCTTTTTTCAGTCAAGAAACAACTTCGCCTGATCCAGAATTAATGCAAACTATGACCGCCATTGGTAGTCAGTTAGGTCAGTTTATTAAACGAAAATTGGCAGAAGTTGCACTGCGTTATCAACAGAAACAAACAGAACGCTTACTCTTAAATATTTTACCCGAACCGATTGCAAATCGTCTGAAACAAGAAACAAAAACGATTGCTGAACATTTTGGACAAGTAACTGTTTTATTTGCCGATATTGTTGGATTTACCCAAATTTCATCTTCCTTAAGTCCGATTTCTTTAGTCAATTTACTGAATGAATTATTCTCCAGTTTTGATCGATTAACAGAAAAATATGGATTAGAAAAAATTAAAACCATTGGAGATGCTTATATGGTGGTGGGGGGATTGCCTGATCCTCGGTCTGATCATGCAATTGCGATCGCAGATATGGCATTAGATATGCAAACTGCAATTCTGGAATTTAATCAAACCCATCATAAAGCCTTTAGTGTGCGAATTGGAATTCATAGTGGCCCTGTTGTTGCGGGTGTGATTGGGATTAAAAAATTCTTGTATGATTTATGGGGAGATACGGTTAATATTGCGTCTCGGATGGAATCTCATGGGTTAGCAGGACATATTCAAATAAGTGAAGATACTTATCATCTTTTACCGAAAAAATATGTTGTCGTTAAACGAGGTTTAATTTCAATTAAAGGGAAAGGTAGTATGAATACTTATTTTTTATTAGGTCGAAAAGGAGAAAATTATCTAGCCGTTATTGACAAAATGGTTACGCTGAATGAGCAACAAATAACCGCAGAAACTCAACATTTAGTTGAAATAATCCATAATAAACTCAATGACACTTCTCCAGTTCAAGCCCATAAAATCGATGGTAGCTTACCCGATTTAGGATAA